TTAATCTGAGAGCAAAGTACTGAACATCTGGTGTGTCAACGTATCAAGTTAGTGATTCCTTGTCTCTCACTATGGATCATGTTAaataggcatgacctccccctaCTGGTCAGTATGCAATCATTTTTAAAGTAGGTGTGAGGACTGGACCAGTTCATGTGGAAAGATTTGACTCAAAACATGGAAGGAAATCACTCCAGTTGATGTTGTATTaaagagaaatacaaaagtgatgTGAACTTCGTCCTGTTCAGACCCACTGAGCAGGATTTTGATTTTTCTGGCCATCAATCTGATTTGGAACTGTATTCTTTCTAGCATTTATCCCTTCAAATAACACCTTGTCAAGTTACTTGATTGCTGTTTGCAGAAACATAAGATGTGTTTCCTACAACAGCATTCACAGCCAATAAATACTGGTGTAAAATTTAAGGCTATAGACATGAGTCTCTTTGTATTAGGAAGTGTTCTGAGTGATCATCACTCATTTACTGTTAGCATAGCACAGGAAAGGAGGGTATTCACCCCATTGAGTCCTCCAGCTTTCTGCAGAATGTGATCTCGTCCTATTTCCCACTTCATCTTAAGTGGGTATTAGATCAGAATGCAagatggagggtgggggaagcaggagagagaggaaagaCTGTCAAGGGATATTTTCTTAACTCTGAACACCTTTATCAAGTTCACTAATGTTACTTTGAAATATCCAAGTACTCATGCTCCTGCAATCCCTCAGCTGATGAGGCTTTCTTGCCCATGTTTAGCATGATGCCATGAGATTTTATGGAGGCTAGAGTCATTGCAGGGAACTCCCTCCTAACTCTATATCATTGtgccacctctggtgggtctgtcctgctagTGGGACAGGTGCCAGACATTGTTGGATATGATTGAAAAGTGATGTCATGCTGTTGCTTAACTGGTATCAACTCAGCATCTgtacccccatccccacaactctACATTCACCATGGCAAATCCTACATGTTTAGATATGGGTGagttagcatagtcaatccacctaacgtgcaaaCCTTtgtaccatgggaggaaacctacacacatggagaacatgcaacctccacagacagtcaccaaaggccaggatcaaacccatgtccctggcactgaggcaatgttaaacactgtgccacctcccTATGTCTGAATATGAGGAACTCCTCTCCCAATTTTGTAGAAGGAATAATCACTTAATTCCCAACATGCACACACTTGACCATGTCCAGATGTTTAAATTCCCACTACCCATCCAAGGTTTATATTTTTCTACCTTGTGGGAGAAGAGAAGATTAATTCTTTCCTCCCCTCCTTGCCCTGAATATAACAGCAACATCCAGTAGAATGAAATAATTAGTCTGGAAAACATATGAAAATAGAACTAATTTATTGAATTTCCCTCCCCAAACAATCCTGGTTTGCTGCAAGTTTCCACGTAAAGAAAAATATACAGATTTGAGAGCAAGATTCCCTGCCAagccaagaaaaaaaaatcaagacatTTGTTACAGGCAACATCAGATATCTGCACAAATCTGACAGGAAACAAACAATAAAATAGGAGACACTCCATCATCCATAACTCAAGTACAAAAAGACAACAGGAAAAGATTACTAGTTATTTTGCAGAGGCCGGTATAAGTGTATACATAGGTGAAGGAAACAACCTGGGAGAACAAGGCTCCCGAGTAACCTCTCTGGAGCAAATGTTAAGTGCCATTAGACCTAACCAGAAATGTAGAGTCAGCTTTAACCATGATTTCAGTTTCTAGAAACTTCCTGTCCCTCGGCAATCAACACCTGGGAACAATGGTGGACCAATGTTGTTCCTGAGCACGGAACCTTGCAATTGTATGATCAGAGAATTTCCAAATCCAACAGTCTTGCACACCTGCTAGATTAGGAGCACTCGGCACACAATTTGGTGCATTTAGAACCTTGATTATTTCATTTCTTTAAGCGAGTGGGAACATGTCTAAAGAGTTTGAAATCTGCTCTAGGTGCAGGGAAAATAAATATTTGGAAAACAGCCCTGTAGGCAGGCAGGTCAAATACAGTAACATGGTTGTCGGCTCATCTCCATCACCCCAGGTACTGGACCAGCGCACTTAGAATTTTGAGCTTCCTGCAGCCTTTTCTGTTTATAGGAATCACTGAAGATTTGCCTGCCCACCTGATCCGCTAGAAACAATCAATTCAATGCAAACTTTGATGTCCCAAAATAAACTCAGCCACCTTTGTGGAAAGCCCAATCACAAACCCAAGGAGGTCTTGCAACTCCAATCTTCATTTAAGTTTATTAAAGTTCGAGTTTTGCAACTTGTCTTACTAACAAAGGCCTTTAAGTTAGATAAACACGGAGAAAGGAATTGAAGGAGATGATGATATGGTGAGATAAAAAGGGAATCAGAGAGCATTGgtgcataaacactggcataagCCAGTTTCAATGCTGCACGTTTTATGTAATTCCATAAACTGCAGCAAGGATTTTAACCTGTGCTCCACACTCATGTTTTGCACCAGCCTGATAGCAGTGAAGGTTGTGCAAAGCACAGGAAGGAGAAGGATGCGGGGGAAACAGAACTCCGGTCTGGGATTGCACTGCCGATTACGGCTTGACATGGTCCAGACAGTTGGACAATTCCCCCTATCTGAACCGATCTAAAGAGTCACCAAATTAATTCAGGGCTCCTCCGATTCATAAAATTGCCTTCTGGCGAGGGGAAAAAAATGCAGTTGTGTAAAATTTGAAATAGCAGCAGCAGAGGGGGCTGATTAAAAAGGTCCCTGCAATGAACTGTTCAGCTGCTTTCTTTAAACTGCAACACAGTATTTACATTGTAAAACACCCACTGCTGCACTAGAAACAGCTCAGGATCAGGCACCATTCCAGTCCTGGCTTTAATCATTCTGACCACCAGAATCCAATGCGGGGGCTGAACTGAGCACTTGGTGCAATGCATCTTAGTCAACAATGCAAGAGATCACTTGAAATTAGCTGTACAATTAAAGGTGTAAATTTGCACTCAAAGATGTTTCTTTGTGGATAAATTGATAATGTTGGTTATGACTTGAACTCTATTCACTTGTCTTTATACACAGACACTAATGAAGGGAAGGTTATGCATCTTGGAAATGCTACACACTTAACATGGAGTAACTAACACAAGACAATGGAAAACTGCAGCGACACCTGACCCAAGACTAGCCGTCAATTCTGGACATCCACTGGAAACTGATAAGTGGAGAGTCAGCTGAAGGATGATGATATTTCTGTTAACTTCTGTTACATGTCTCTTTTCTTGCTAGTTACCTGTTAGTCTTGGCAAAGTGGGAGGAGGAGCTGAATCTTGACATCCAGAACCTCAGATACCTGAAAATGGCAGAGTGCCTCGGATGATTAATGCATCACAACTGATTATGCCATGCAGGAGTGGCAAGGCCAGTGAGACTATATGTTTCGTAGTCAACACGAGCGTGGGTGCATCAACAGCCAGTGTACATGGGAGTTGTAGCCTCTTATGTGGCGTATGAATAACATGAGCTGCAGCCAAAAGCCAGTTCTTAAAAATCTCCATACTATCCACTGATCAGAATGCCGGGTTCATTCAATATCAACACCAGTCATCTTCAGAGGTGTGAGGTGGGAGGATTCAGGTCAGCCATGCAACTAGAGCCAGAGAACATCCCACCAAACCCTTGCACAAGCGCTCACATCTTGCCAGACGCATTATCCTTTCGTTATAAACGAGCCTTTCCTTTATATTACCTCATTTCCATTCCCAATCAAGAAACTGGAGGTTACCAACAGGAAACTCTAATTTGGAAACCAAGCTTTTGTTTTCTGCGTTCTCTGGATCACCATCCTGTTACAGCCCTGAGCTAGTTAGTTTATGATCAAAAGTATAAAAAGGTTTTCACTCTGCAAAGCAATAATTCCTCCCTGCATTATTTAAGTAATAACTGCGGATTGAACTGCATTCCGATTGCCTGGTTCTGTAATGAGTCTGGAAGCTGTCTGCACACCTACCTCCATTTGTATAGAGTGCCTCTTCCATTAGAAATATTAATCCATTTATTTTGCCCTCCATTTAAACAGCAGAGATTTCCAACCGGAATGGGCCAGTATTCAGACAAATCAGGCTCCAATTGCCAGGATATAAAATCAGGAGGGAAAAATAAAACTGAAAGCATTCATTGCTATCGATTTTCCTTTGCAAGTGTGTAAAATCTGCATTAACCATGTGAAGAAACTAATTGCTGCATTATAACTAATCTAGTCTAGAAATCCCACTCCCCACTCTAAACCCAATATAGCACATTTCAAAGACACGCCCTGACACAAATCCTCATCTTAAATAATGAATAGAGCAGGGAATCAGAGGGGTGCTTCACATTTATAGATCCCCATGTGATGATGACCTGGCCACAGCAGTGGCAAGGGATCACACCAAGGCTGCAGAACATACACAAAAATAAAGGAAAGCTGGCAAAAGCCAGGATTTATAGGCACACACCAAACACTGGCCTGCTGCACCTAGAATCCATAAGAAGAGCTGCACTAAAGGTTAATAACGTCAACACATTTGGTACACAAAACTGGGGATCTTGAGACAGCCACTACCTCCCCACTAACTCTCAGCACACTGAGTTAAAGGAGCAAGGGAACAGTACAGGCACCCTCAACACAAAGATCTCAGCTGTGTCTATCTGGGGAAGGACAGCCCTTAATGCTCCTTGGCATCACCTCTTTATAGCATCATTGATAAAAGCCGAGGAACAGGCTCtcttccccgcccacccccagctAATACTCTTCCTCCCCCCTTTCCAAACAACCCCCACACCACCAGAAAATACCTGGTGTTGGGAAGAATACAACAAATTAATCCATCTTTCTTAGTACATCACACATTGTAATTCCAGTGGCCACATAGTcttctgttcacagtattcctgtCTTGCTCTTTGATAAGTTAAAAAACCTGTACCGTAGCAGCACCATGCATTAGCAAGCATCCAGCAGCTTTAGGTCTCGAGTCTGAATGGTCAGTTACCCTGTCTCAGACAGGGTAAACTGAGGGGTcatggaagtgggggggggggggggggggggtcctggctGATGGGGCAAGTGTGGCAACAATCACCTGGGCCTCCTTCTTAATTAGAGTTCTGAAACGGACTCCTGACTAAGCGAGAGGTGTTACACAGGCATTTCTGCTCAGCTGCCCCAAGTGTGAGAGGAGTGCAATGAAATGATTGAAAATTAAAGCACTCCTAAGTCCCCAAATGAACACACTGTATAACAGAAATAAAATTAAACGTGCACGGCTTGACTTCTGCACTTAATAAATAGTGCCATTGCAACAAGGACTCAAAGTAGATCACCTCTTCAAACCATGCTAGAGATACAGCACTTGGCAAAAATGAATCCCTGCAGAGCAAGGTCATATGCAGAAGGTCCGAGACTCTCATAGCAGCACAGTGCCTCCAAAATACAACTGTATTTTATCCAAACCACCTCTATCATAACTTTTGATTTCAAAACATATGCAGCCACTATTTAGAAGTTAAAACTTTTAAATAAAAAATTGCCTGTGAACAAATGCTCTTAGTTCACACATCAAGTCCTTAGATTAAAAAAAGGGAAATATTCAAGTAACAACTGAACGCATAGCGTCAGGGTTGTGTCTGTAAACTGTGGAGCAGTGGGAATTATTTTTAATCCTCATTTGTTTTGCTGAGTAGTTTGTTACCCACAGCCGAGGTGTCTCACTCAGAGAGAGAACAAACTTCTTTTCAGCTGCTAAATCCCAAGCTCTTCAACCCCTCCCTCcaagcagacacacacaagcGTGCACACAACTATTCTTCCCAAGGGACACAACAGGAGTGCAAAGACACTTGTTGATTCTCAAGCTGTGGTCAAAAGCAAACTACCAACTCAATACATAAAGCTCTGTCACCGAGCCTCCTGGGATACTGTTCCATCCTAACTGACCTGCAGCTGTCAGATTTGCGAGATATTTTCAAATACGAGAAGGTGCGAATTGTCAGTTGTCTATTTGTAAAAGTCAGTGGCAGCTTTCAGGAGGCGCTGCCTCTCGCTGAGTTCCTTTCTCTAGTTCACTTCAAAGCCATATACTAGGGCTGACCGTGGATTTCACTTCTTCTTATTGTTCTTCTTCTTATCTGATTTTCCTTGCTGAGAGATTAGAGCCCGAGGCATGACCAGTACACTGCCATCATTTGTGTACTGGAGAGAGTATTGGCTCGGGCAGTAAGGCcttccctcctcgtccctcagaCGGTCAAAGACCTGCTGGTAAAGCTCCTGCAGTTTCTGCTTCATCTGCCGCAAGGACTTGACAAACTCCACTTTCTCCTTCAGCAGCCTGGCCTTCTGCTTCTTCAGATGATCCACATCATGGTCCAGATTCAAAATGGTGTCCAGCTTCCTCTTGCGGCAGTTCTGGGCCGCCAGTTTGTTCTTCCCACGACGCCGGATATCACGGATGAGGGTCAGCTGGGCATCAGTGAGCTGATACTTGGACAGGAGCTCGTTAAATTCGTCAACGGGCGAGTTGATGATCTTGTCATTGGAGAATGGGATCTTCAGTGTCCTGGCCCTACGCTCATCACGGCCCAGATGTATATCCATGCGACTGGAATGGGTTTCCTTTATTACTGCTTTCTTGCCAGAGCCGGTGTGGTACTGTTGACTGGAGACAGAAGCCCCAGGGGGCAGGTTGTAAGTGTGGTTGTGGTTGACTTGATCCAAGTAAGGCAGCGAGTGGAAATAACTGGGATTTTGGTAACTCATTCGGCAGAACTTGCTGTACTCTGGCTGATAGCCTCCcactgcaccctctctctcagGCTCTTCAGAGTCCGCAGTTTCTGAATCGGTGCTATAGCCGACTGCCCCTTCCTGGTAGaataaggaggaagaggaggaggaggaagaggatgagGATTCAGAGCTGCTCGGAGAAACGGGACTGTGGCTTGAATCAAGAGAGAGGCCAGAATCAGAGTCCAGCTCTTCCTCAATCTGAGAGGCCACCATCGGACCAAAACCTTCTTCCATGGCCAGGTCCATCAAGCTGATCTCGTCAAACATCGCCTCATCCAGCAGGCTAGACAGAGGGTCAGGCAAGCTGGAGCCAGAAGTCTCATTGCTGGTTCCATTAATctgaggggggaaaaaaatcccagtaaaGTTGGTGGATCCAAA
Above is a genomic segment from Mustelus asterias chromosome 11, sMusAst1.hap1.1, whole genome shotgun sequence containing:
- the nfe2l1b gene encoding endoplasmic reticulum membrane sensor NFE2L1b isoform X2; this encodes MLPLKKYFTEGLIQFTILLSLMGVRVDIDSYLNAQLPPFREIILGQSSAYTQTQFHNWRNTLDGYDLHPKSVDLDYYFTARRLLNDVRGLDRLLVPSTELSAWLVHSSSGGGSREADSSVASSQPNLPLDNPSGVSEVTDSESSSRGNDSSEQVEENLGAVGLPMSSELTKEDIDLIDILWRQDIDLGAGREVFDYNYRQKENEQEEEQSEKNEEKDGNGRSGSLQGPIQVDGETGESVPDQVPELVEQTAPSFEECLRLLDETFCFGEDSEDMEVTNSVTSSYNDSGNGSTDVPTNYNQTPTTAINQDVSLHDATLPLCGQDFPSFFNPNLENPSVESSPRLQRLASTNSTNFDATFGSTNFTGIFFPPQINGTSNETSGSSLPDPLSSLLDEAMFDEISLMDLAMEEGFGPMVASQIEEELDSDSGLSLDSSHSPVSPSSSESSSSSSSSSSSLFYQEGAVGYSTDSETADSEEPEREGAVGGYQPEYSKFCRMSYQNPSYFHSLPYLDQVNHNHTYNLPPGASVSSQQYHTGSGKKAVIKETHSSRMDIHLGRDERRARTLKIPFSNDKIINSPVDEFNELLSKYQLTDAQLTLIRDIRRRGKNKLAAQNCRKRKLDTILNLDHDVDHLKKQKARLLKEKVEFVKSLRQMKQKLQELYQQVFDRLRDEEGRPYCPSQYSLQYTNDGSVLVMPRALISQQGKSDKKKNNKKK